The Sphingomonas sp. genome contains a region encoding:
- a CDS encoding fatty acyl-AMP ligase, whose translation MVLDETGSLETVELAALTPTPTQDRLPRRFADFETLGAALDYAAEGARGLNFHDARGKLVRPYRFAELRADALEQARRLIAAGIQPEDRIALIAETGPEFAALFFGVIYAGAWPVPLPLPTSFGGAQSYIDQLRVQLESCDPVLLIYPPEIGSMCAEAARLTEVAATDWDVFATNPAPEAPLPQAKPDDIAYLQYSSGSTRFPHGVAITHHALLNNLAAHSHGMQVGADDRCISWLPWYHDMGLVGCFLSPVANQVSTDYMKTEDFARRPLAWLDLISRNEGNSISYSPTFGYDICARRMSSQTKASERFDLARWRIAGNGADMIRPDVMQRFVDAFADAGFKATAFMPSYGLAEATLAVSIMPPGEGIVVELVEETQLSGGTARADRPQRYRAVVNCGKPVRDMTIEVREEDGTPLPEKAIGKVWCKGPSVMVGYFRDEAATEACMVDGWLDTGDMGYMSDGYIYIVGRAKDMIIVNGKNHWPQDIEWAVEQLPGFKQGDIAAFAITTPGGEETPAVLVQCRTSDEQERLRLRDEIRERVRSVTGMNCVVELVPPRTLPRTSSGKLSRAKARNLYLNGEIKPYAIAA comes from the coding sequence ATGGTATTGGACGAAACGGGATCGCTCGAAACTGTGGAACTGGCAGCGCTTACGCCCACGCCCACGCAAGACCGTCTCCCGCGCCGTTTCGCTGATTTCGAAACGCTGGGTGCCGCGCTCGATTACGCGGCCGAGGGTGCGCGCGGATTGAACTTCCATGATGCGCGGGGCAAGCTGGTGCGGCCCTATCGCTTCGCCGAACTGCGTGCCGATGCGCTGGAACAGGCGCGCCGCCTGATCGCCGCCGGCATCCAGCCGGAGGATCGCATCGCGTTGATCGCGGAGACCGGGCCGGAATTCGCCGCGCTGTTCTTCGGCGTGATCTATGCCGGCGCCTGGCCGGTGCCGCTGCCGCTGCCGACCAGCTTCGGCGGCGCGCAATCCTATATCGATCAGCTTCGTGTCCAGCTCGAGAGCTGCGATCCGGTGCTGCTGATCTATCCGCCCGAAATCGGCAGCATGTGCGCCGAGGCGGCACGGCTGACCGAGGTCGCCGCGACCGACTGGGACGTTTTCGCGACCAACCCGGCGCCCGAGGCCCCGCTGCCCCAGGCGAAGCCGGACGACATCGCCTATCTGCAATATTCCAGCGGTTCGACTCGGTTTCCCCACGGCGTCGCGATCACCCACCATGCGCTGCTCAACAACCTGGCGGCGCACAGCCACGGCATGCAGGTCGGCGCGGACGATCGCTGCATCTCCTGGCTGCCCTGGTACCATGACATGGGCCTGGTCGGCTGCTTCCTGTCGCCGGTCGCCAACCAGGTCTCGACCGACTACATGAAGACCGAGGATTTCGCCCGGCGCCCGCTCGCCTGGCTGGACCTGATCAGCCGCAACGAAGGCAACAGCATCTCCTACTCGCCGACCTTCGGCTACGACATCTGCGCGCGGCGCATGTCGAGCCAGACCAAGGCGAGCGAGCGGTTCGACCTCGCCCGCTGGCGCATCGCGGGCAACGGCGCCGACATGATCCGCCCGGACGTGATGCAGCGCTTCGTCGATGCGTTCGCCGATGCCGGCTTCAAGGCGACTGCCTTCATGCCCAGCTACGGCCTGGCCGAGGCGACGCTGGCCGTGTCGATCATGCCCCCGGGCGAAGGCATCGTCGTCGAGCTGGTCGAGGAGACCCAGCTCTCCGGCGGCACCGCACGCGCCGATCGCCCGCAGCGCTACCGCGCGGTCGTCAACTGCGGCAAACCGGTGCGCGATATGACGATCGAGGTCCGTGAGGAAGATGGCACGCCGCTGCCCGAAAAGGCGATCGGCAAGGTCTGGTGCAAGGGCCCGTCGGTGATGGTCGGCTATTTCCGCGACGAGGCCGCCACCGAGGCGTGCATGGTCGATGGCTGGCTGGATACCGGCGACATGGGCTATATGTCGGACGGCTACATCTACATCGTCGGCCGCGCCAAGGACATGATCATCGTCAACGGCAAGAACCACTGGCCGCAGGACATCGAATGGGCGGTGGAGCAGCTGCCCGGCTTCAAGCAGGGCGACATCGCCGCCTTCGCGATCACCACCCCCGGTGGCGAAGAGACGCCGGCGGTGCTGGTCCAGTGCCGCACCTCGGACGAGCAGGAGCGGTTGCGGCTGCGCGACGAGATCCGCGAGCGCGTCCGCTCGGTCACCGGCATGAACTGCGTGGTCGAGCTCGTCCCGCCGCGCACCCTGCCGCGCACCAGCTCGGGCAAGCTCAGCCGCGCCAAGGCGCGCAACCTCTATCTGAACGGCGAGATCAAGCCCTACGCGATCGCCGCCTGA